Sequence from the Vicia villosa cultivar HV-30 ecotype Madison, WI unplaced genomic scaffold, Vvil1.0 ctg.000901F_1_1, whole genome shotgun sequence genome:
CACAAGTAAAATAGTCTTGAACCATGCATACGTGTTTTTTTACCATTGGATAATTAGTCCCATCATATCTCATTTGATCCAATAGTGCAAACTAATTTGTGCATGATGCAAGACTTATCTCACCTGTGCACAATAGGATTATCTTCAATGCATGTATATTTTGCAAGATAACCTAGATCTTTGATTATAAAAAAGAAGTATCCAAAATAGTTTAAACAAGTCTAGTCTATGTATCCATCTACCCTACTATCTTCTGGTTTTGATTGTCCAACAGGATGGTGGAATACTAGTTATTCCCTCTGTAGCAGACATTCCACTAAAGCTCAATGCAAAGAAAAGTTTTTGTTCTGAGTTCAATGATAAAACTTTTGCATTATCCAGCATTGCTAGTATGTCTGGGTGTTGTCAGGTAATTTGATATCATTTAGTTAgagtaatatttttttcttttctcaatttttatttattgctCTAAAACTTTGTTGGACTTATGTATTGCTTATACATTATTTCCAGGTTACGATTCCGTTAGGATATCATGATGATTGTTGTATTTCTGTTTCATTCATCTCACCACATGGAACTGACAAATTTCTTCTAGACACGATCTTGGATATGTATGCATCTCTTCAAAAGCAAGCCAGCTCTGGCTTCCATTCCATTCCGTTACCAAATATCAATGGAAACAGGGAACCTTCTGAACTTTTAAAGGATAAGGTTAGTTTTCTCTGTACATTTTTCAGCAGGATATTATTTCTTCTACGTTTGTCAGCTCAGTTATCCGAATGTAATCTGCGAGTATCTAATAAAATTAACACTACTTTCTTGTAAAAAGCCCATTATCTTCCATCTATTTTTTCTTCAGTTATTTATAATGAACCATTTCAATTCCTTGTTAGTAATCTATAGGGACCAGACCCTGTGGAATTGCCATGCTGATTTCAATTATATCTAACCTTTGTTGATGCCGATTTAAAGTACAATTGGATTTATCCCCTTAACTAAAAATGCCAGTCTCTTTCTCCTTTTACCCAGTTAAAAAATATAGCGGATAAGTGATGATGCCATTATATAGTCCTATATTATATATGGAAATCTATGGTAATTATTCATGAAACAATTCCTGattatttttgttcaaattttattaACGAGTAACCCAGAAACTGTCTTGGTATCATTTAGTATTTATTTCTTGATCTAGCGTGCTTTATATGTCATAAACTGGGCTTGGATAATTTGAATTAAGCTATTAAAAATGCGTTGCAGGGAAATGCAGCatttaaagaaaagaaatgggataAGGCAGTCTCTTACTATACTGAAGCTATTGAATTGAATGGGACAAATGCAACTTACTACTGCAACCGAGCAGCTGCTTTGTTAAAACTAGGATGGTATGAGGTTTTTCCTGTCTGTCAACAAGTGCCCTCACAATCATTGTTTTTCTCACCTGTTAACTTATGCAGCTTTCAGCTAGCAGAAGAGGACTGCAGTAAGGCAATATTGCTTGACAAGAAGGTGAGAAGATGGGCATATGACACTGGCTTTGAAacatttattttctattataatatttaatgtctaattattattttttacactAAATAACAACTGGTTCCACAAATGGAGTCTTCCTCATATTTTGAGGTGTTACAATCTGTGGTACTAAAAATAGTGTTTAATTTCCATGCAGAATGTGAAGGCATATCTGAGACGTGGAACTGCTAGAGAATCACTGCGACAGTATAAGGAGGCTCTTGAAGGTGAGCAAGTTTTATGTAAATGTATTCGGCTTctgctagttttttttttttttttttttttttttttttttaattttgtgtaagcttaaatatttttttagttccTGCAAAGTAATGAAAAATGGTTGGTTGAGGCACAAACACATCTGTCTAAGTATTAGATAGTTTATCCTTAATGAAGTtcccttttctctctttttcttatGTTTGCAGATTTCAAGCATGCTCTTGTTCTTGAACCACAGAACAAGGATGCAAGCTTTGCTGAGCGCAGAGTCAAAAAACTTATGAGTTGAGTGTGCTTTTTGTCTTCTGACCTCCCTCTCTCCTAGAGAAAATCAATAGCTGTTGATGTGGAGGAAATATGCGACTATGGTTCTCTTCTTACACCGACTACCTTCAAAGTAAAGGTAGTTTGAAAGGAAAGGAAAGATAAACCTCTGTTGATGAGGTGCCACACTGTTCTCATTTTGTGCATATATCCTGTAAGAAATAATATTCAACCCTATTGGATTATGCTAATAATTTTGCACCTGCATATATAAGATTACCCTAATGGCCCCTGTACATTTTAAAGCGCATGTCTCATCATATTTGCTTTAAATGTTGCATATAGTAAGTCTAAGAATTTGTTACAACAGAACAGATAACATTTTTCTAGAATTGGAATTGGAATATCTGTACCATTTTCCAATTTTACTAGACAGCAACAGATTATGCTTGAAATATAGAATTGATAATCAAATACAAATTATAGAGAGAAACATACAACATTATCAAGAGATGTTACAACCTAAAGTGGCACTCAAGAATCTCCAATGTTTCATTATGTTGTAATAAGAATATACCATATCATAGTATAAACTGCTTCTTATACATGTCAAACAACTCGGAGGATGATAATTGTGCCTCCTGCAAATCCAATTACAAACAGTTTTGTAGCATCAACTTAATATTTAATAGTAAAAATAGAtttctatcatatgaaatttatgatGAGTGTGAGTATGAATAATACCTGTTTGATGCGTAGGCCAAGAAGTCTATTTAAGAGTGAAGCGATTGGTCCATTTAGAGTAACTATGCCTGTTTTAGTCCCATGAATGGTAGAACGCATAGTACTAAGCAAGTGACCATAAGTCAACCCAGGTTCATTTTGCACTGTTTGTATGAAACTATAAGTCAAGGCACCTGTAACTTCTTTGCCACTTAAGGCCTATCTATACCAAACCACAAATAAATTCATCAATCTCTTTCTCTGTGTTTGGATTGCTTTTATACTAGCAATCCAAACGTAtcttaaaacaagaaaaaaaaatatatagaaaggGAAAGATGATTACTAACAGAGGTATCTACAGAGACTTGACCATCTTCACAAGCTGAAATACAAATTGCTACCCCTCCTTTTGTGTCTTTATAATTTCTTGAACTTGTATGATTCTCCCATGTATAATACCCTTCCCTGTTGATACAAATTCAGTTCCAAGAAGAGAGTATTAACACTCAACACTCTCACTAAGTAATCGTTGTTCTTAGGACTGACCTGTTCATCTTGCACACAAATGATAAATCCAGAACATTCCCACTGTGACATGCATCAATGATGGCATGAAGTTTAGCACCAAATGGTAGTGGCCTAACAATTGTTGCATTAATCTCATCATTCAGTATCTTCCCCTTGAGCTCATGATCAACAGGACTAATTGCATTATTATACCTATAGCTATGGTCAATCTCATTCATGTTCACTTCCTGTGTGCCATGTCCCGAGTAATGGAATACCAGTGAATCGCCTGATTTGCTACCCTCAACCAGCCACCTTAAAGCCATTTGAATGTTATATTTTGTTGGGATTTTCAGTGGATTTCTCTCCTCCTTATCATCTGCAGGTAAGTTTTCAATGTTCATATCTAGAATGAAGAGATCTTACATTGCAATACATAGTACTAATAGATCAGAAACTTGGTTCATAAGAAACACCGACAAAAAGAACTCAATGTTCTTATAAAGTATGAGAAAGGTGATATGAGAAAGGTGGTGTACCTGTGAGCATGAAAATGGAGTCACTTGGAAACCCAAACTCCTTAATCAGAAAATATTTCATACACTTCACATCATTGATGGAGCCCTTAAGCCTGTAACTCCTCCCATGGTAGCAGATTCCACACAAAACTGCCCTTTTTGAACCATATGGGGAAGGAGGATTCAAAGGCCTTTGTGGCTGAGGCCGAGGATAATACCCAAAATGATTTGTTCCATAATTACCTGAATTGCTGTTGATTGCTGAACTAGTTGTTATAGTATTCATGAAGCCTCTAAAAAGACCTGCAATATGATTAAGAGAGTTGTAGGCTTGATTTAATGGACCTGTGGGTTGAACATGTGTGATGCCATTGCACATTGAACACTTAAAAGCTTGGACATCTAGTGGAATAAATAGTAGTATTCCACAATGGTTGCATCTTTGTTGCTTACTTGCCATTGTAATATTTTGCTTTTCTTGTTTAAAGATATGAAGAACGGTAGAGGCAATGAATGCAAAAATGAGGCTTAGAAGTTATGAATGGATTGATAAGAAATAGTTAATCAAAAGTGTACGTAAACTTCAGCTAACTCTATTTTGCTGGTGAGTCagatgaagaataggattctgaTGACTTTAGCTAGTGGAGAGTGAATATCttgacttatttgtttttctgtcTATAGACAATTATTGTTAAGATAACATAGAAATCCACATCTCAACCAAATAGACGCTAAATATGTATCCTCCTCATGATCACAATGTGAATATTGTTGTAGAAACATCAAATTTCTCAGATGATGATAAAAGAAAATCCTGCAATATGCATAAAGTTATTTTTACTTGTGAGTTCAAAGGAAGTATAACCATTAAAGCACTAGGTAAAGAAACATGGAAAATAAATAGTTAGTGACGGAATCCAACCCGGGCAATAATTTTACTGTGGAAGTTATGGTGCAAGATGCTGTTGTTGCATGATCTGCTTCTGTTAATCTTTTTaatttcctcatgcatctttgcCAGTAGACCCCTATAAGTAATTCCAGCTGGATTTTCTCTAGTTGTTTTTGTCAAAAGATAAGTCAAAACACCATTCATTCCCTTCCCACAAAAAACCTATCTATATATGTTCCAAAGCTGAATTACAAACATTACATGAAAAGTAAAAACAACCTTTGcaggttgattttttttttctccgCTATGCTGACAAGAACTGCAAATGTTTCTGCAAGTATTAATGCAACCATGTATATATGTCAGTGTTTGTTGTGTAGACCAAGCTGCAGGCAGCATCAAGAGAAATGCATGTTAGGATTTATGTTGGGACTAATTGAAATTTGTGTCTTTATATAAACACTTTTTAAAGTCACGTTTCATTTGATGTGGTACTTTCAATATATCCACTTATATCCAGGATTTGATATATGGAACTTGATCCGAATGATCGTGAATGATCCAATGGACATTGAATATACTCTAATACGTTGGATTTTCATTTGTGTTATCTAATTCAATTTAACAAAACTGACTTATAAGATATTATATACCttatataaaaacatatttttagatTATATTTCATTAATGTGATAGAGAAGCTTACAAATTGGGTGGAAAATCAGAATATGTGTTTTGAATGGTGTATCTCATTTGTGCCCAAATAAAGATATGCTTTTGTTCGTTATTCTTTCCAATTTTAAGAAGCAAGAACCAGGTACCTTCACATTTAATATCTTTAGTTGCTTCAAATGTGTGTTGTTTTCCTTCGATTTTACAACGACAACTTTTTTTCTAAAGTATCTTGCATTTCAACTTGGCTTGAATTTTGGATTCAAAGAGTAACAGAAAGTTACCAAAATAGAAATAAACTTTTGTGACCTTTGCTGGCAGTGTGTCATGCTCAAAGTCGGGTGTTTCTGTGAAAGGTAGATGAAGCCAAACTTTTCCCCCATCGTGCCACCATTTGTCATTTAATTTACTTGGAATGATTTTCactaactttttctttttctagCATAGACATCCATCGTGCCATGATCCTTTATGATCATAGGGTGGTTTATACAGGAATGCTTTTTATCTTCTTCATGCTTTTGTGTGGCTTTCTCCTTCCGCTTTCGCCACCTTAAAATCCACATGTACAAATGCCATATAGATGTCTGATTAGAGTGATTTGAGGTGCAATGAGATGAGACTTTACAAAATTGTTTCATGTCTTATAGTTTGCTAAATTTCATGCGATGTTAATTAAAAAATCTATCTAAAAAACTATTAAAGCTACTAAAACGAATATTAGTATGACAAAGTGTCACTAGTAGATAACACCGAGTTAAAATTGAATAAATCGTAAGGGTGAAATGTTTAATTTCATATTTGttttaagttgttttcataaactATATTAGTAAACTTATAAGAATAAATAGAAACAACTTATAAATACAATATAAGTTTGCTTTCACAATCTCTCTAAAACAATCTCACAAATACTTAAATACTTATGTTAGGAGATAATATCATATAAATCATTTCAAACATATCCTAATTCACACAAACTCCTTTCTCAATAAATTATCAACGGTAGTCAAGTGTATTTGGATGATCTgcaatgttaatatttttttgtgattcaaCAACTCGTGTATTTTTTGTGACTGACTTTAGAACCCTATCCTCTAATTTAGTGGATAGAGCGCTTTGAAGTGATTTTGGGAATGATTTTGGTTTGAGATTTTTAgtgcttttcttgatgaattttgataTGTCGATGGTGGTTTCAGTGGTCTGAGATCTAACCTGAAACTTGGGGAGAGATTTTTAGTTGTCTGATATCCTTTTATGTGTTGTTctcttggattttttttttttgttttttttaatgtttttttatctttatttcttgtataactttttctctttttgttgGTGGATAGTATAACACTCATTGTGCGATCTAATAACCTATCTTGTATACTTAcacttaattttataaattttattttgctattaaaaaaaaatcaaataaataaattttaaaaaaaccctaatttacaaAAACTTATTAATCTTGCCTCATGTTTTCAAAGTCTCCACGCTTAGATATCCTTTTTCCCCTTTATTTGATTGTAACTCTTCATCTCTCATTGTCAATGAATGGTGGATATTCATGTCATACTTATCCATTCCTACAAGAACCTATTTCATTTTAAACTCTCTTCCTCTCTCATTTTTAATGGAATATGGAAACTTTCGTTGATTTTCAGTCCCACTAAAGATTTCATTCATTGACATGCCACTTATTTCTATATTCAATGCCTGCATTGCTTATATCATCTATTTGTATTTATTGACATGTCTTTTTCTTTTCTATCGTATAAAATGTCCCCACAACTATGCTAATTCAGGTTCAACTCACCTCGTTCTAAAGTTAAAACAAGAATATTAATCAAATATATAAGTAACACTAACCATGAATTTTTATGCACTCAAATGTTGAGGTTGAAAAACCATGAATAACAAAATGAATCCACCAAAGCCCCATGCAGTTTGTGTTCCTCTCCCAGCACAAGGTCACATAAACCCAATGCTAAAACTAGCAAAACTCCTCCATCACAGTGGCTTCCACATATCCTTTGTCCACACAAAATTCAACTTTGATCGTTTGATGAAATCTAATGGCCCAAATTCCTTAAAGGGTCTTCCAGATTTTAGATTtgagaccatatctgatggattGCCACCAGAAAACCAACGAGGAATAATGGACTTACCAGATTTGTGCATAGCTATGCCTGTTGGTGGGTTGGTTTCATTCAGAGGTCTTATAGCAAAGCTTGTTTCTTCAGAAAACAGTGATGTGCCTCCTGTTAGTTGCATAGTTTCTGATGGTGTGATGAATTTTACATATAAAGTTGCTGAGGAATTCAATATTCCTGAGTTCAAGTTGTTTACTCCTAGTGGTTGTGGCATGTTGGGATATCTTAACTTTGATCAGCTTCACAAAAGAGGATATTTTCCACTTAAAGGTAACATCTATCTATTAAACAATATTGCATCATAGGTTGCATTGATTTCTATGGATATAGTACAAAAATCTATTGCTCCATTTCATGTTTTTGGATTAGGTGGTACATTGAAATTTACAAGTGTTTGGATAAAGCACTTGTAAATCATTCATTAAAAATAATGTGCTAGATGAGGTTTGattgaattattttttaataatgattgattgaaatttttattattattatttaatttttatgtaaaAAGAGTACAAACACTTTTACAcatgtatttaattaaatcataacgattaaaatattttatgaaatgtttttaaaattatcTTAAAAGTGTGACAATGTAGTGTCATTTGATTAGAGGCATGTAATCACTAATCTATTGGACAATTATTCATAGTATTTCTAGGTCTCTGTGACTAACATAAAATAAGTGTATCTAGATCGCCTAATCTTAATTGAATGgcttaaaatttaaattcatatattaattgtttttaaatttaaaattcaaacaaaaaaatataaagtaCCTGATTAATTGAATAATCATATGTAACTGACGGCAATATAGCTGGATTGAAATCTCCTACTTGAATCACATCGCCATTATAAGTTTTGTACTTGAGGGAATGTGGACTAAAATATCTTTGATAAAGGTCCAAAGGGCTCGACCCACCAACTCTCAAATATTTTAGCAATAAAGCGAGTATCTTTGCGAAAAATGGCGAGGCTGCTTGCGAGTACCTGATCCAACTTGACCCACACCCTCTCGTGGAAGACGTGGTATGCCACATCCTAAACGAACATAATTAGACCAAGTCAAAGAATAACTAAAGTATTGAACTAGTCTCACTTCCAACATAATAGGGTAACTCATCTTAGTCAGTCATTTCTTTAACGATTCATACCATGAGACATGTAACCTATTTTCATAGGTGTAAGAATCAGTCTTTCCACTACCTTCTCCATCAGAGTCCGCGTCTATAAATAATCAACTAGGCAGTTGAGCAAATCATTCACGTTTTACACATCACATCTAAAAAGTCTTCTTGCATACCTTATCACACACATGATATCATATATTGTACTCACCAAAAGTACAACTAGCGTCCATCGTGAGCGCGTTAAAACTAACCCCTGCCACACTCTTATCTGAAACATTTGTTGACATGATTAGTGTTCCATAATGGTGAGACGTTCCACTAGTAGTAGCAGCAATGATTAAGAAGCCATAGTATAGATGCATGTCGCAATGGAAGATTTATGTCGCTACTACAATACCCtacaagacaatattttgtatattcACAAACGACGTCAAAAGGTCGATTAACCGGAGGGTACAAAAATAGTGGATCCCTAAACCCTCACTAAAGAATTCTCGAACGTACTAATACAATAGAATTTCAAGCCTTCGTCGCTGGTAACCTTTGATGGAAAGCAACCCACAAGAGCATATCACTGCCATCAACATTGAAATGGAGATAATAGGCGTCATTAACTCCCTAAAGTGTATAATTTTTCCAAAGCACTTAAGGAGGCGGCGATGAGATAGTATATGAACCAACCTAGGTTCTCTTTGACCATCTACCATGACCTCTCTAGAAATATTATTCACCAATTCATTCCAAGCAAACACACAAAAGGCCTCAACGACCAACTTGTTTAATGTTCACCGAGAACATTCCCAATCCCTAGGAGAGTACCTAACTAGGTTCAATGAAAGGACCATTAAAATGGTTCATCCCATCCAAGAGATGTTAATGGGAGCTTTCTTAAAGAGACTTAAAATTGGACACTTCAATGTCTCTCTCGCACAAAAACATGTCGATTTCATGGAAGAGATTATGACGCGTGTTGAATGTggcataaaagataaataaataaatgccaAGAAGAAGACCTGGGATTTGAAGGAACGTGACACTAGGGGATCTGAATCCTCTCATAACACAAGAATAATTTCACACCCCCCATCGGAGATACGATGACCTTCAAACCCACCAAGATGCCCACAGAGAATTGCTTGATTCGAGTCATGTATAaaacttgattcgaatcaaattgtttaaaaagtaTTGCTTCACCCCTGTTGGATTTGATTTGAATCAGAATGTGTGTTTAATTTgattgattcgaatcaaacacacaaaatctCAAATTTCCATGGTTTTAAAAGTACTTTGAGATTTTTCTTTGCACCTAACTTGAATAAAAAACACATATAATTTTTATTCCAC
This genomic interval carries:
- the LOC131632071 gene encoding metacaspase-3-like isoform X2, with amino-acid sequence MASKQQRCNHCGILLFIPLDVQAFKCSMCNGITHVQPTGPLNQAYNSLNHIAGLFRGFMNTITTSSAINSNSGNYGTNHFGYYPRPQPQRPLNPPSPYGSKRAVLCGICYHGRSYRLKGSINDVKCMKYFLIKEFGFPSDSIFMLTDDKEERNPLKIPTKYNIQMALRWLVEGSKSGDSLVFHYSGHGTQEVNMNEIDHSYRPLPFGAKLHAIIDACHSGNVLDLSFVCKMNREGYYTWENHTSSRNYKDTKGGVAICISACEDGQVSVDTSALSGKEVTGALTYSFIQTVQNEPGLTYGHLLSTMRSTIHGTKTGIVTLNGPIASLLNRLLGLRIKQEAQLSSSELFDMYKKQFIL
- the LOC131632071 gene encoding metacaspase-3-like isoform X1; this translates as MASKQQRCNHCGILLFIPLDVQAFKCSMCNGITHVQPTGPLNQAYNSLNHIAGLFRGFMNTITTSSAINSNSGNYGTNHFGYYPRPQPQRPLNPPSPYGSKRAVLCGICYHGRSYRLKGSINDVKCMKYFLIKEFGFPSDSIFMLTDDKEERNPLKIPTKYNIQMALRWLVEGSKSGDSLVFHYSGHGTQEVNMNEIDHSYRYNNAISPVDHELKGKILNDEINATIVRPLPFGAKLHAIIDACHSGNVLDLSFVCKMNREGYYTWENHTSSRNYKDTKGGVAICISACEDGQVSVDTSALSGKEVTGALTYSFIQTVQNEPGLTYGHLLSTMRSTIHGTKTGIVTLNGPIASLLNRLLGLRIKQEAQLSSSELFDMYKKQFIL
- the LOC131632071 gene encoding metacaspase-3-like isoform X3; the protein is MASKQQRCNHCGILLFIPLDVQAFKCSMCNGITHVQPTGPLNQAYNSLNHIAGLFRGFMNTITTSSAINSNSGNYGTNHFGYYPRPQPQRPLNPPSPYGSKRAVLCGICYHGRSYRLKGSINDVKCMKYFLIKEFGFPSDSIFMLTDDKEERNPLKIPTKYNIQMALRWLVEGSKSGDSLVFHYSGHGTQEVNMNEIDHSYRYNNAISPVDHELKGKILNDEINATIVRPLPFGAKLHAIIDACHSGNVLDLSFVCKMNREGYYTWENHTSSRNYKDTKGGVAICISACEDGQVSVDTSIGLKWQRSYRCLDL